One window of Haemorhous mexicanus isolate bHaeMex1 chromosome 16, bHaeMex1.pri, whole genome shotgun sequence genomic DNA carries:
- the LOC132335026 gene encoding olfactory receptor 14J1-like — MSNSSSISHFLLLALADTRQLQLLHFCLLLGISLAALLGNGLIISAVACGHHLHTPMFFFLLNLALSDLGSICTTVPKTMHNSLWDTRTISYSGCAAQVFLFVLFYSAEVSLLTIMCYDRYVSICKPLHYGTVLGSRACAHMAAAAWASAFLSALLHTANTFPLPLCQGNALGQFFCEIPQILKLSCSHSQLRELGFLAVGSCIAFGSFVFIVFSYVQIFRTVLRIPSEQGWHKAFSTCLPHLAVVSLFLSTAAFAYLKPPSISSPSLDLAVSVLYSVVPPALNPLIYSLRNQEVRNSLKKMISIGFQKQ, encoded by the coding sequence atgtccaacagcagctccatcagccacttcctcctgctggcactggcagacacgcggcagctgcagctcctgcacttctgcctcttgctgggcatctccctggctgccctcctgggcaacggcctcatcatcagcgccgtagcctgcggccaccacctgcacacgcccatgttcttcttcctgctcaacctggcccttagcgacctgggctccatctgcaccactgtgcCCAAaaccatgcacaattccctctgggacaccaggaccatctcctactcaggatgtgctgctcaggTGTTTCTGTTTGTCCTTTTCTATTCAGCAGAAGtttccctcctgaccatcatgtgctacgaccgctacgtgtccatctgcaaacccctgcactacgggaccgtcctgggcagcagagcttgtgcccacatggcagcagctgcctgggccagtgcctttctcagtgctctgctgcacacagccaatacatttcccctgcccctgtgccagggcaatgccctgggccagttcttctgtgaaatcccacagatcctcaagctctcctgctcacactccCAGCTCAGGGAACTTGGATTTCTTGCTGTTGGTTCCTGTATAGCTTTTGGttcttttgtgttcattgttttctcctatgtgcagatctttaggactgtgctgaggatcccctctgagcagggatggcacaaagccttttccacctgcctccctcacctggccgtggtctccctgttcctcagcactgcagcctttgcCTACCTGAAGCCcccatccatctcctccccatccctggatctggcagtgtcagttctgtactcggtggtgcctccagccctgaacccccttatctacagcctgaggaaccaggaggtCAGGAATAGCCTGAAGAAAATGATATCAATTGGTTTTCAGAAGCAATAA